The segment AATCAAGGTGCAACCGCCGAAGGCCTCGTGCCAAGACCGCGACTGTCCGTTCCACGGGACGCTACGCGTCCGCGGCGTGATGCTCGACGGCCGCGTCATCTCGGACAAGATGGAGAAGACCGTCGTCGTAAGGCGAGAATACCTCTATTACCTCAACAAGTTCGAGCGGTACGAGAAGCGCACGTCGAAGTTCGCCGCCCACAACCCACCCTGCATCGCGGCGAAGGAAGGGGACGAGGTCACGATCATGGAGACACGGCCGCTGTCGAAGACGACCACGTTCGTCGTCATCGAGTCCCGCGCCGGGAAGGCCGAGATCCAGGGCGAGGACTACACGGTCGAGACGAAAGCGCTCGCGTCGAGGACGGCCAAGAAGGAGGCCTCGGCAGAATGAAGGCCATCCCCGCAAGGATAACGAAGGGCCTTCCCGTAGGAGCGAGGCTCGAATGCGCCGACAACAGCGGCGCGAAGGTGGTGCAGATAATCGCGGTGCCGCGCTCAGGTGGTCACCACAGGCGC is part of the Euryarchaeota archaeon genome and harbors:
- a CDS encoding 30S ribosomal protein S17 — its product is MSQARNIGIKVQPPKASCQDRDCPFHGTLRVRGVMLDGRVISDKMEKTVVVRREYLYYLNKFERYEKRTSKFAAHNPPCIAAKEGDEVTIMETRPLSKTTTFVVIESRAGKAEIQGEDYTVETKALASRTAKKEASAE